AGAATCCAGCCACCTCCGCTTCCACTCTCACCCCAAATGCAGAAAGGAGAGGGTTAATTCAAGATACCTCAACCTCCCACtcatccctgcagcagcttcctcacTGTTTGTTAATTAGATCATCCCATTTCCTATGTTTTCCAGCTTCAGTTTCTTGGAAGCAGAGGACTTCTGCACTCTGCCTAATATTGCTCTGCCCAGTTCCCCTTCACCCTATTTCACTCCATGTCCTGTGCCTGACAGCACACAGACAAAGTTGCATCAAGCCTTAAGCCAAGCCTATTTTGCAGCTGGGATCTTCTTAGTCACTGTTACAAGCAGCACCCAATTTCAGGGCAAAACCAACCAAGTAAGAGTGGGAACAGCAAGAATGAGTCAAAAATACAAGGATGAGGCACTGACCAAGATGGGAACAATGTGTTCAGTTAGCTGCCACTGTTCTGCTGCTTACACTTCAAATCATATTCCCCATCACAACAATGCCTTGCCTAACACAGCAAAcctcctaaaaaaaaaatgaggcatTTGTGCTGCAACAGCACCAGGCATTATCTTATTGCTTGATTTAATGCCAAAGCTCCAGCTGTGTTCAACTACAAACTCTTGACAAACACAACAGCTACAAACAGCTCCCCAGCTGGAAGATTTTTTATGCCAATCTTTCACCAGCACATTCGAACAAGGGCATTTGGAAAACTGCAATGAAGTGTTCAAAACATGTTGTGTTACCTTCTTGTTGAGCTCGATGTTCTCAAGAACCTTGATGGCTTGGTAGTAATCTCCCAGCAAAGAGTGCAGGCGCAGTAGCCCAACCAGGCTGAAATAGCCCAGCATCTTGTAGAGAGAGTGGCGACCATACTCGCCAGCCACGCTTTCGGGGTCACCTAGGGAAAACAGGAACTAGGATTCTTTCCTCCAAGGAAGCACTCTCCTGTCAACACCTCTGTTCACAAGCTCAGGGTGCAAGACCTCAAGTGTAAACAACTAGCTTTTCTTGTAACAGGCCAACAGAACCTGTTCCCAGTCCATCCATCCTCTTATTAAGGGTTTCATCCAGCTCCCAAAACTAACAGAGCTCAGCCAAATCAAAGTAAGGCTACAAACACACCACCAGTCATGTTTTGGCATCACCCAGCTAGCTCACCTCCACTTGTATAGACCTCCAGCTGTCGGTTGATGTTGGATTTGTCCACCAGAGAGTGCAGCACATTAAGGACACTGTGGACATTCCAGATCTTGGGGTTGGAACGAAGGAAATCAATTTCCTCTTCAGACTTCTTGGCTGTCTTGCAGCGGTACTGGCTGAAAGACTGGAACTGAAGGAAAAGGCAGTGATGAGAAGCTAGACTGGAGATGTCCAGCTAAGTGCACTTAGCTCAAGGACTGCTCACAAATGCATTGCAGCAAGCTACAAGTCAGGCGAGAAAACACCAAAGTTTTATCTGAGACCATCTCAGTCAACAAACCAATTAAACCACCAGTAAAGAACCTAGGGAAAATCTGGTGTGATGCTGAGACAATCTAAAGGAAAAGGCTAGAAAATAATAATGGAAAGAGAAGGATCTTAAGACAATTAGGACAGGCAGCTAAATACAAATTTGCTGTCTGAACAGGCAGCTAAGAGAATGGCCAAGCACACATCATTTTCATTCAAGCCTGACAAAACTGCACTTGAGGAATTCCAGGCAGCTTTAGAATAAAAAGTTATGAAAAAAGGAGTCTACagagaaaaatatttcctaatatcaagATCCTAGACCACAGATTTCAAATCCAGTCAGGAATCTTATCAGTGGAAGCATAAATACTGATTTAAAAAGGGAAACTCAAGTAAAACCATAGAACATAATAGTTTCAACATGTACCTCAGCAAGGTCTTTGTGATTATAGAAGACTTCAGGATACTTTGCACAAACCAGGAAGAAATGAAAGtgagtttaaaaaacaaaacagcaactgAAAACAAAGTATCAGTGTCCAAAGAGCATCTTGTAACTGAAAAATCTGCACATTTACAGACACCTCACCTACCTGGTGACTCATAAATAGCAATGATCACCTAAGTTTTTGGATTTGCAATGGTAGCCTAGCTATCAAAATCACAGAGACAGCATATAGtgctcacagaggtgaggccacttccaaatcagctcagggcacacaccTGGTATATGAATTCATCGATGATATCCCAGAGCCACTGGTTGGGCAGCTCCAGAGGAGCAGGACCATCAGCATCTGCAGAAGAACACAAGTAATAGGTGAGAGGCTTAGTCTCTTGAGCAAGAACAGTGGCAGAACTGGAGCAATAGACAAAGAACAAAAGAATTTTCCTGAAGTGGGTGATACAGCAGCAGATGAATGAAGCTTCCAGCAGGGCAATAATACATAACTTCAGCTCCCTTCAACAGTCCTCCTTTTTGAAACACACAACTGTACACAGGCTTAACCTCTGCTGTGTGACTGCTCAGCCCAGTGATTCTCAGAAGTTCACCACAGACTGTAGGGGTTTACCCACAAGAAGTAGTGTTTGTGACTCCCTCCCAAACCATTTGTTCCAAGGGGAATCGGCAACAGCAAGCAGTTGTGAAACAACGTGAATTATATCTAGCTTATAGCTTCATTTTGCTCTTTAATAAAGGTAGGTGAAGCAGTTCTCAGCATGACAAAAAGCTAAGTAAGTTTTACCCTTCACAGTACTTCAGAAAGCATTGGAAACTTTGCACTTTTTGTAGGTTTAAAATGCATGAGTGTAAAGTGCTCTTCATGCAACAAATTTAAACACATGGAAAGCTCATGGACTGCTTCTCCCTATATGATCTATAACAAACATGTCCTAGTTCATCTGACTCTTTCTCCATCTCTGTCCTCTCCATCCAGTCTCCCTCTCCGAAGGTCACAAACCAGAAATGAACTGCAGCAACTCACTGAGGATGTAGTTGAAGAGATTGCAGTAGTTGTAATAGGATTCAAATCTCTGCTCCAGCGTTGGCCCTCCCTGCAAGAACAGTTGAGCACAGTCTGCTCAGTTTCAAGCACGACAAGAGTTTACAGGAAGCAGCATAAACAGGACAGTCAACAGTCACAGTGGTAGAGGATCTACTTCAGAAACGTTACAGCAAATATTTAACCAAGacatccaccagcaccactcAGAAAACCTGACATTGGGTCACTATTGTGCCAGAGAAAAGGGCTGACTTCTCACATACAGCTTTCCCCAGGATAAGCCTTCAAACCCTCTGCAAATATAGTGCATTAGCTTTCCTTATcctccttgctttccagacttAAGAGCTTCCTATTGCCTTCTATagctttccctccttctctcctcatcagaaaACTTAATAAATCAACTCTGCTTCTGGACAGTATTTCTAAATGCCTTGAAAGAGCAGCAAACGTAGtaggcaaatcactcttcctTGGATCATCTTCCTTATTTCACCTGGATACACTCCAGGGCAGTCTGAGAGCCACACAGCTTGAGAAACCAGTCTCTCATGTTAAAGCCTGACTCAGGTTAACACAACAGCCTTTTAAAATGTCCATTTCTCACTCTCTGGTCCACACCAAAACACCAATTCTCCTTTACCCTATAAAGCAAGGCTTTGTTAAGCTTCTTTCTTTAAAGAATCAAGAACTGCTGTGATTTTATCACTGACTTCAAAGTAGCTTAAGAAAATAGAGAGGTtcgattttttttttaatattgttAGTCCTTCTATTTCTTTCTCCTGTATCCCTTACAGTGCCTGTACTCCCCTCTCTGCAAGGCACTCTGCCCTCGTGCTTTTTAAATCATGAATAGCTCCCCTTTTCTTATGCCACTCACTCTCACTCACTTGCTAATCTACAGAACAAAGAGCCAATCACAGCTCTAACAAAAAGGAAAGTAACTACATCCCAACAACTCCTTCTTCCTCAACTCACTAACCAGTTTTTGATGTCAGTAACAAACTCTGGCACAACAGCCTGCTGAAAACTCAGACCAAGTCTTCTGACCCATATGACCTGCCAGGGAAACCCACACACTCGTCACAACCAAGCATGAGGAGGCAGCTAACGAGCCCCAGACAGTCAAGCCTTACTTGCTTTTCAGCAATCAGCAAATCCTTACTAAACTAACAAAAGGCAAGAATTTTAAGCTTCATTAAAAGGCAGCTACAGTTCCTAAGTCCATTCAACTCTGTCTTGCAAAGATTAAGGAATCACTGACACTGTGGTGACAAGATTTAGCAAGCTTTATGGCATGGAGATGTCAGTGTGCAACCAATGGGAAGGAGAGAACAAAGACTCACGCTGACTTTGGCGTAGATATGCCTGTAATACAGCTCCTTGTATAAGATGAGGAAAACAGCATCTGGAAAAGATGACAGAAATGCAGATTAGCAAGCCACAAGGTCCAGATAGAACAGTGGTGCTCCTTCTGCCACAGTAGCAAAAGGAAGTACCAAAGGATACTTCATTCAAGTTTGGCTTCTTGACAGGCATGTTCTGGATGCCCAAATGAAAAAAGAGGATGACTCAGACTGCAGCAATACTGTGTGCCTGCTCACTGGTCCATCAAAAGCAATTTagttccttctctctctgacaagtgaaaaagaaaagtacAAGACTTACCATTTCCAACCTGAGGGGCAATGGCCTCAGCCTCTGGCCATGGGGTATTCTTAAAAAATCTTTCTGTCAGCTTTGTCCAGCTGCAAGATAGACATACATGTGGTATTACAAATCATGTCTGAGTATGACAGTGCTAGAGGACACAATACACAGGAGTTGGACTTAAaaacataatcatagaatcaaccagattggaaaagacctccaagatcatctagtccaacctagcacccagccctagccagtcaactagaccatggcactaagtgcctcatccagtctttgcttgaacacctccagggacagcaactccaccacctccctgggcagcccattccaatgctaaccactctctctgtgaacaacttcctcctaacatccagcctatactttccccggcacaacttgagactgtgtccctttgttctactgctggtttgcctgggagaagaggccaccccacacctggctacaatgtcccttcaggtagttgtagacagcacaaACATCCCTTTTTATTTAATGCAGTGTTGAAACAAAGGATTGCTTAGTTTGGAATTCTCCAAGTCTTCAATTTATCACTGAAGTACAAAACGTTTTGCCTGATACTTCCACATTCCCTTTATGGCAAGGTGACACAGCTACATGCAGAAGTAGGAGTATCTGTAAGCAACAGATACAGCAGTAACACCTCACAGCTTTCCACAAATTGCCTACCCATCACTTCTTAAGTCACTTTCTGTTGCCTCAGTATGTGTTAGGCACAGGACTGGTGTTTTCCTTCACAAAAGTCACAGCACACCTATACTCACACTGGCTTAATTGTCTGGAAATaaccaggtttttttttttctccccataaATCTAATCCAACTCCGTGCTATGTTTGTGGGAAAGCCCGAGTTTGGAATGGCACAGGTAATAGCCAGCCTTTCCTTTTAAGAGCAGAGTGCACTTCCATTACAGCTTAAACAGCCCTTCCTTTCTGCAGGAATGATGGCTCGGTACCTGTTTTCATAGATGTCCTGGATCTCATACACCTTCTGATCAATAACATCACTGGAAACACGGCTGGCCTGGAGCTCATACACCTTCTGGTCAATGAGATCCGACACCGTCTTGTGAAAATACTGAATGAAGTTTTTGATCACTTCGGGGATCACCTGGTAGGTCTGCTGCTCGTACTGGCGCTCGTAGGCCAAGTCTTGCTTCGGGTCTCCTGCGGGGAAAGAGGAACAGTAAGGCGGCTGCCTAAAGACCCGGCAGGCCCGAGAGTCACGGTGGGACTCGTAGAGCCACCGCAGCGGCGCGGCCCAGGCCCGCACTCACCCGTGTGCATGTCATAGTCGTTGGAGTACGCGTAGGGGTCGTAGGCGGCCTGCGGAGAGAAGACGGCAGAGAGTCACCGTGACTAATCCTGACACCCTCCCCACCCTGGGACCCTCTCGCTGCCCCGGGACCTGCGCCCTGCGCCCCGCACCTCGTTGTCGTAGTCCTCCCCCGGGTAAGCCATGGCGGCGGCGAGGAGCAACAGGGAAAGGACTCCGGGCCGCAACGAGGGCCCGGCGTGGAGCGGGCGGGAAGTGGCTGTGGGACCAGAGGCGGGGGTCGGGCTGGCCGGCCGGAAACGAATACAAGAGCGGGGCGGTGCTGCGCTCTTCCACTGGTTCACACAACTGCCTGTCTTCAGCCTGCTGAGCTGCCATTGGCCTGGAGCCGCTTGTGCCCCGCCCCTTCCTCTGACTGGAGTATATCCCTGCCCGTcaggcctccctgggcaccgcCTCCGCCTCCCGCCTggcttcccttcttccttctccttatGCCTTCCCATTGGCTGCACACGCGGCGGTGGACGCCTTCCATTGGTCCGGCGGGTACGCCCCGCCCCGTTGCTATGGTGACGGCCCGCCCCTCTCCCCCGCGCCGCTCCGCGCCCGGCCCTGCTCGGCGCCGTCTGGCCGTGACGGGATGGAGGACGGTGGCGGGGCCGCAGCAGAGCCTGATGCGGGGCCGGATCCGGAgccagagctggggacagggctggtgctgggggaggctgcaggcGCCTCCCTCGGCTACCTGCGCGTCCTATGGCAGCGGGAGGAGCCCGCGGGCAAAATCCCGACTCGCCGCTTGCGCAGGGCCGCTCGCCTCCACCGCCGGATAGGGCCTACGGGCAAGGAGACCCACGGTGAGTGGGAAGCGGCGGAAGGCGGTGGGGGACACCCTTCCCGTGTACGGTGTTTTTCATCCGTGTCGGGGCGGAAAGCCTCCGATATGGGGAGCGGGTAAATCTTTGGCTATCCCCGATGCGGGGCTTTCGGAAAGAGGCGAGCGGCTTGGGAaggcagcctggctccagcacgggAGGGTGCCTGTCAGGAGCAGGACGGCCGGTGGCCTGCCTCGGGAGGAGACGAGGAGAGCGTTTCTTACCTGGCGTTTTGGGCAGCTCCTTCTCAGGACCGTGCCAGCACCAGCGTGCTTTGGGCCCTATGCCTGCGGTGGAGTACCTGGATGGAATGTTTCAATAGGGAAACATTTTCATCTCTGCTTTACAGTAattgctttctttccccccccccccatagcTCTGAAAAGGTTGCGTGAAGCTGCCAATAGCAACGATTTGGACACAGGTAAGGCGTATCTGAGACCTCATCCTGGAAGTACAGTTTTGTCGAGGACTTTATTttaggaaaggaggaggagagcataaaaaggaggaggggagcaTAGGGAGTTTGTGTCCGTGGTGCTTTTAAATGGTACAAATCTAGAAGTTGTTTTTCTGGAGCTTTGTTTTGTCTGAGCAGACTAAGGCTGGTCAGAGTGTTCACTTTTTCACAGTA
The sequence above is drawn from the Pogoniulus pusillus isolate bPogPus1 chromosome 15, bPogPus1.pri, whole genome shotgun sequence genome and encodes:
- the EIF3L gene encoding eukaryotic translation initiation factor 3 subunit L isoform X1, producing the protein MAYPGEDYDNEAAYDPYAYSNDYDMHTGDPKQDLAYERQYEQQTYQVIPEVIKNFIQYFHKTVSDLIDQKVYELQASRVSSDVIDQKVYEIQDIYENSWTKLTERFFKNTPWPEAEAIAPQVGNDAVFLILYKELYYRHIYAKVSGGPTLEQRFESYYNYCNLFNYILNADGPAPLELPNQWLWDIIDEFIYQFQSFSQYRCKTAKKSEEEIDFLRSNPKIWNVHSVLNVLHSLVDKSNINRQLEVYTSGGDPESVAGEYGRHSLYKMLGYFSLVGLLRLHSLLGDYYQAIKVLENIELNKKSMYSRVPECQVTTYYYVGFAYLMMRRYQDAIRVFANILLYIQRTKSMFQRTTYKYEMINKQNEQMHALLAIALTMYPMRIDESIHLQLREKYGDKMLRMQKGDAQVYEELFSYACPKFLSPVVPNYDNVHPNYHKEPFLQQLKVFADEVQQQAQLSTIRSFLKLYTTMPVAKLAGFLDLTEQEFRIQLLVFKHKMKNLVWTSGISALDGEFQSASEVDFYIDKDMIHIADTKVARRYGDFFIRQIHKFEELNRTLKKMGQRP